In bacterium, a single genomic region encodes these proteins:
- a CDS encoding HEAT repeat domain-containing protein — MQNGKPSHHSSGARNALVAAVLCVCLFPAPCWSGEGLAEGASRRARDVTDRDFELTLEELTPLSRDEVRKLRLLFNGDSPAEQQPVLDVLLGKVGTLSPQAVARLRLALLSSEASVRWMAIQILARHGDAPLLLFARLLRDDSREVHLAAEQALVAAGHAAIPLLAQVVAEEPCYSRAKMAATRALGALGDPCGIESVADALIRNQGGCYDHETAFKALRQMGPPAIETLVVLLRYRLLKGGAYLALLEHDPAALTSALLPAIIDPDRAIDDRLHFAEQAEVLVGTMAIFRELDAFYLGLAADNSLPPEIVETARRLWIDRPRPFVVEALTRERVESDYAARHFIEEDETLARMAQGKRRAELAAARQARAEAAERAVEPRARGMSASPISFSSISTGSSPAASRGAG, encoded by the coding sequence GCGGCGCGCGCAACGCTCTCGTGGCGGCCGTTCTCTGCGTGTGTCTCTTTCCGGCTCCCTGTTGGTCCGGGGAAGGCCTCGCGGAAGGAGCATCCCGACGTGCCCGGGATGTGACCGATCGAGATTTCGAACTGACGCTGGAAGAGCTCACGCCGCTTTCGCGGGATGAGGTCCGGAAGCTCCGCCTGCTGTTCAACGGCGACAGCCCCGCGGAACAGCAACCCGTGCTCGACGTTCTGCTGGGGAAGGTGGGAACGCTCTCCCCCCAGGCGGTCGCGCGGTTGCGCCTTGCCCTGCTGAGCTCGGAGGCCTCTGTGCGCTGGATGGCAATCCAGATCCTGGCACGGCACGGCGACGCCCCCTTGCTGCTGTTCGCCAGGCTCCTGCGGGATGACTCCCGAGAGGTGCACCTCGCCGCGGAGCAGGCCCTGGTCGCCGCGGGGCACGCCGCAATCCCGCTCCTGGCGCAGGTCGTGGCCGAAGAACCCTGCTATTCACGTGCCAAGATGGCTGCGACCAGGGCGCTCGGCGCACTGGGAGACCCCTGCGGCATCGAGTCGGTCGCGGACGCTCTGATCAGGAATCAAGGCGGATGCTACGATCACGAGACGGCCTTCAAGGCACTCCGCCAGATGGGACCGCCGGCGATCGAGACCCTGGTTGTTCTGCTGAGATACCGGCTGCTGAAGGGCGGGGCGTACCTCGCGCTCCTGGAACATGACCCCGCCGCCCTCACGTCGGCTCTCCTGCCGGCGATCATCGATCCCGATCGCGCGATCGACGACCGCCTGCACTTCGCGGAGCAGGCGGAGGTCCTCGTGGGGACCATGGCGATCTTCAGGGAGTTGGACGCCTTCTATCTCGGGTTGGCGGCGGACAACTCGCTGCCTCCCGAGATCGTCGAGACGGCACGCCGTCTTTGGATTGACCGCCCCCGCCCCTTTGTCGTCGAGGCCCTCACCCGGGAGCGCGTGGAAAGCGACTACGCCGCGCGGCATTTCATCGAGGAGGACGAGACGTTGGCCAGAATGGCGCAGGGGAAGAGACGGGCCGAACTGGCTGCTGCCCGACAGGCGAGGGCCGAGGCGGCCGAGCGGGCGGTCGAGCCGCGGGCGCGTGGAATGAGCGCGTCGCCAATTTCCTTCAGTTCGATCTCCACCGGGTCAAGCCCCGCCGCGTCCCGGGGAGCCGGCTGA